Proteins found in one Pyrus communis chromosome 15, drPyrComm1.1, whole genome shotgun sequence genomic segment:
- the LOC137717665 gene encoding 28 kDa ribonucleoprotein, chloroplastic-like, with the protein MALLRHLSFPTEQLLPLTPLLSLQNPHHLSKHASTTLSLSTSLSSPFISLLQTHSRSSSLRAKKLGNFVLQFSAAAQDQALDETPVLEAEPEEFSDTRLLAQNVPWHCTPEDVRTLFEKYGTVVDVELAMYDKTRNRGLAFVTMGSPEEARIALDNLESSEMEGRVIKMAYARPKKTKIPPPSSQPKPITFNLYVENLPYEARSKDLKELFKSEDYNVVTAEIVFQNNPRRSAGYGFVGFKTKAEAEAALSASHGKLLMGRRIRVARGKQFIKVPKTESSKLGDKSTELNSSVEEVNTIVNDTN; encoded by the exons ATGGccttacttcgtcatctctcttTCCCCACTGAACAACTCCTCCCTCTCAcacctctcctctctctccaaaATCCACACCACCTCTCCAAGCACGCTTCGACCACTCTCTCGCTCTCCACCTCTCTTTCCTCCCCCTTTATCTCTCTCCTCCAAACCCACTCTCGCTCCTCCTCCCTCAGGGCCAAAAAGCTCGGAAATTTCGTTCTCCAATTCTCCGCCGCCGCCCAAGACCAAGCTCTCGACGAAACCCCAGTTCTCGAGGCCGAGCCCGAAGAGTTCTCCGACACAAGATTGCTTGCCCAGAATGTTCCTTGGCATTGTACCCCGGAAGACGTCCGTACTCTGTTCGAGAAGTACGGCACCGTCGTGGACGTTgag CTTGCCATGTATGACAAGACCAGGAACAGGGGTTTGGCATTTGTAACAATGGGTTCGCCGGAGGAGGCTCGAATAGCTCTGGATAATCTTGAATCATCT GAAATGGAGGGTCGTGTCATAAAGATGGCTTATGCCAGGCCAAAAAAGACGAAGATTCCTCCCCCTTCTTCGCAACCCAAGCCAATAACTTTCAATTTGTATGTGGAAAATTTGCCATATGAAGCAAGATCTAAAGATCTCAAGGAGCTCTTCAAGTCAGAGGATTATAATGTTGTTACCGCAGAAATTGTATTCCAAAATAACCCGAGAAGGTCTGCAGGATATGGATTTGTGGGCTTCAAAACCAAGGCTGAGGCCGAGGCAGCGCTTTCTGCTTCCCACGGGAAG CTGCTTATGGGAAGACGAATTCGTGTGGCACGTGGTAAACAATTTATTAAAGTACCAAAAACAGAAAGTTCTAAGCTGGGTGATAAATCTACGGAATTGAATTCTAGTGTCGAGGAAGTGAACACAATTGTCAATGATACAAACTGA
- the LOC137717664 gene encoding uncharacterized protein isoform X1, producing the protein MAMLIRSSISSPCSSRHLQASVLGPSCLSTNHRDRCRFLGNRSFLQPLIMKVESGSQKKMAVVVNSVEPGAPLPSDPSGINWKLWLVGTLFSVAIPFWKNKWWPLQNIKAPILCTERFSTALDTVEDVAETVEKVAGQVEKVADDIADHLPEGRLQEAARIVESVAREAGKDAALADDLIEKVEGVEKEVDSIIEQANRKIEEENDTEDQTAKIKDATEIKTKIAEIKEKNAVKKETIKS; encoded by the exons ATGGCCATGTTGATCAGAAGCTCAATAAGTTCTCCTTGCAGTTCTAGACATTTGCAGGCATCAGTTTTAGGACCTAGTTGTCTGAGTACTAATCATCGGGACCGATGTCGTTTTCTCGGAAATCGGAGTTTCTTGCAGCCCCTTATCATGAAGGTCGAAAGTGGTAGCCAGAAAAAGAT GGCCGTGGTTGTCAATAGTGTTGAACCAGGAGCGCCTCTTCCTTCTGATCCTTCGGGTATTAATTG GAAACTATGGCTTGTGGGGACGCTTTTCTCAGTAGCTATACCCTTTTGGAAGAACAAATGGTGGCCATTGCAAAATATAAAAG CCCCAATATTATGTACAGAGAGATTTTCAACGGCGCTGGATACAGTGGAAGATGTGGCAGAAACGGTAGAGAAGGTGGCTGGGCAAGTGGAGAAGGTGGCTGACGACATTGCCGATCATCTTCCGGAAGGGAGACTTCAAGAGGCAGCAAGGATTGTTGAAAGCGTGGCAAGAGAAGCAGGCAAGGATGCTGCGCTAGCAGATGATCTCATTGAGAAG GTTGAGGGAGTCGAAAAGGAGGTGGATTCTATCATTGAGCAAGCCAATAGGAAAatcgaagaagaaaatgataccGAAGATCAGACGGCAAAAATTAAAGATGCGACTGAGATTAAAACAAAGATAGCAGAGATCAAGGAAAAGAATGCTGTTAAAAAAGAGACAATAAAAAGCTGA
- the LOC137716761 gene encoding spindle pole body component 110-like, translating into MNLPQEIDDYIKESIDHSLGLPVSTHILELKFRCSEEAKRRLQNQYSLLLSKLKEKEQVLERAKAEASMNAQALRKFVEENQRLASECAHLVTQCNKWERECSLYDHDREALMDFGNEADQRAKEAEIRVQGLEDEVRELRDELGLYKYKMEMRSVDSSAEDTAIEDKLLDSVLATLISKDEAASARAFLEANKGNESCARLLKMWNCLKPSSQKVLSLVAEVKTLEKDKEHLRINLRTAEEEVKLLFEENKVLDVENKRLLRLYQKERNHSASGGKHTDSASAKSNKRKSSSKTSSPIQGKIDFSEQEAARQPLSPLRCNSPNSRTSKR; encoded by the exons ATGAATCTTCCGCAAGAAATCGACGACTATATCAAAGAATCGATCGACCACTCCTTGGGCCTCCCTGTGTCGACGCACATCCTCGAATTGAAGTTTCGATGCTCCGAAGAAGCGAAACGGCGGCTTCAGAATCAGTACTCGCTTCTTCTCTCGAAATTGAAGGAGAAAGAGCAAGTCCTGGAGCGCGCTAAG GCCGAAGCGAGTATGAATGCACAAGCTTTGAGGAAGTTCGTTGAGGAGAATCAGAGATTGGCTTCGGAGTGTGCTCATCTGGTGACTCAATGCAACAAGTGGGAGAGGGAGTGCTCGCTCTACGATCATGACCGAGAGGCTTTGATGGATTTTGGGAACGAGGCTGATCAGCGTGCCAAGGAGGCCGAGATTCGTGTTCAGGGGTTGGAGGACGAAGTCAGAGAGTTGAGGGATGAATTGGGGTTATACAAGTACAAAATGGAGATGCGTTCG GTTGATTCATCTGCTGAAGACACTGCAATTGAAGACAAACTACTGGATTCTGTTTTGGCAACATTGATCAGTAAAGATGAAGCTGCGTCTGCACGTGCGTTTCTGGAGGCCAACAAAGGCAATGAGTCATGTGCAAGATTGCTAAAAATGTGGAACTG CTTGAAGCCGTCGTCTCAAAAAGTTCTATCACTAGTTGCTGAGGTAAAGACACTTGAGAAGGATAAGGAACATCTTAGGATCAATCTTCGTACGGCTGAAGAGGAG GTCAAATTGctttttgaagaaaacaaagtCCTGGATGTGGAGAACAAAAGATTACTGAGGCTGTACCAGAAGGAAAGAAACCATTCTGCTTCTGGTGGAAAACATACGGACAGTGCATCAGCGAAG TCAAATAAGCGCAAATCAAGCTCTAAGACAAGCAGCCCGATTCAAGGGAAGATTGATTTCAGTGAGCAAGAAGCAGCAAGACAGCCCCTATCACCCTTGCGCTGTAACTCCCCTAACTCTAGAACCTCTAAGAGGTAG
- the LOC137717664 gene encoding uncharacterized protein isoform X2 produces the protein MAMLIRSSISSPCSSRHLQASVLGPSCLSTNHRDRCRFLGNRSFLQPLIMKVESGSQKKMAVVVNSVEPGAPLPSDPSGINWKLWLVGTLFSVAIPFWKNKWWPLQNIKERFSTALDTVEDVAETVEKVAGQVEKVADDIADHLPEGRLQEAARIVESVAREAGKDAALADDLIEKVEGVEKEVDSIIEQANRKIEEENDTEDQTAKIKDATEIKTKIAEIKEKNAVKKETIKS, from the exons ATGGCCATGTTGATCAGAAGCTCAATAAGTTCTCCTTGCAGTTCTAGACATTTGCAGGCATCAGTTTTAGGACCTAGTTGTCTGAGTACTAATCATCGGGACCGATGTCGTTTTCTCGGAAATCGGAGTTTCTTGCAGCCCCTTATCATGAAGGTCGAAAGTGGTAGCCAGAAAAAGAT GGCCGTGGTTGTCAATAGTGTTGAACCAGGAGCGCCTCTTCCTTCTGATCCTTCGGGTATTAATTG GAAACTATGGCTTGTGGGGACGCTTTTCTCAGTAGCTATACCCTTTTGGAAGAACAAATGGTGGCCATTGCAAAATATAAAAG AGAGATTTTCAACGGCGCTGGATACAGTGGAAGATGTGGCAGAAACGGTAGAGAAGGTGGCTGGGCAAGTGGAGAAGGTGGCTGACGACATTGCCGATCATCTTCCGGAAGGGAGACTTCAAGAGGCAGCAAGGATTGTTGAAAGCGTGGCAAGAGAAGCAGGCAAGGATGCTGCGCTAGCAGATGATCTCATTGAGAAG GTTGAGGGAGTCGAAAAGGAGGTGGATTCTATCATTGAGCAAGCCAATAGGAAAatcgaagaagaaaatgataccGAAGATCAGACGGCAAAAATTAAAGATGCGACTGAGATTAAAACAAAGATAGCAGAGATCAAGGAAAAGAATGCTGTTAAAAAAGAGACAATAAAAAGCTGA
- the LOC137717663 gene encoding 28 kDa ribonucleoprotein, chloroplastic-like yields MYDKTRNRGLAFVTMGSPEEARTALDNLKSSEMEGHVIQMAYARPKKTKIPPPSSQPKPMTFNLYVEKFPYKARSKDLKELFMSEDYNVVTAEIVFQNNPRRSAGYGFVGFKTKAEAEAALSASHGKLLMGRRIRVARGKQFVKVPKTESSKLGDKSTD; encoded by the exons ATGTATGACAAGACCAGGAACAGGGGTTTGGCATTTGTAACAATGGGTTCGCCCGAGGAGGCTCGTACGGCTCTGGATAATCTCAAATCATCT GAAATGGAGGGTCATGTCATACAGATGGCTTATGCCAGGCCAAAAAAGACAAAGATTCCTCCCCCTTCTTCGCAACCCAAGCCAATGACTTTCAATTTGTATGTGGAAAAATTTCCATATAAAGCAAGATCTAAAGATCTCAAGGAGCTCTTTATGTCAGAGGATTATAATGTTGTTACCGCAGAAATTGTATTCCAAAATAACCCGAGAAGGTCCGCAGGATATGGATTTGTGGGCTTCAAAACCAAGGCCGAGGCTGAGGCAGCTCTTTCTGCTTCCCACGGGAAG CTGCTTATGGGAAGACGAATTCGTGTGGCACGTGGTAAACAATTTGTTAAAGTGCCAAAAACAGAAAGTTCTAAGTTGGGTGATAAATCTACAGACTGA